gtgttgttcaacgttgtacgacttggtgcgagaggtgacacaactacgtatagtcgcatttagtcgactggaggtcgtacaacacttgcacatgcgctagatacccacagagaccagtcttgcgactggttgcgataatataagactgttgcaagaccgatcgaaattacggcttacaacattccactaccgttgcattcgcatgtatgcgaccgtacagcccctttcacaattgacatccgaccagtttacgaccgcctgcaacagtttttttctgctgttgcacgatcgatctcttggtgacttgcgagcactcgcagtcgttgtagacggtcgcacgaactcgaggtggtcgtgactggtcacatctgaactttgaacatgttcaaaatccgaacgcgatcaaatacgaccgattcactcgcatcagctcgtatccggggtcgtaccatcggtcgggcgatcatcgtgggagtgttgttcaacgttgcacgacttggtgcgagaggtggcacaactaagtagtcgcatttactcgactggaggtcgtacaacacttgcacatgtgctagcgacctacatgtacagagacctgtcttgcgattgggtgcgataatatgatgtgccataagactgttgcaagaccgatcgcaacggcttacaacattgcactaccgttgtgtgcgaccgttcccctcgcaatccctcgtgcaacactcgcatgtgatcgcacgagcacaataggatcataatcgacttactcgtgcaacgggttttactggttgtttttgttgtacgacagctgttgcaactgtgaaagcctatgtgcgatattatgagatgactggcgattgatgcctgttgcagcctgtcgcacgaccaaaaggtcgcaagtggtcgtacgtcaattgtgaaaggggctttacatGCACTGCCACTTCCTGCTCTTTGTTTTCCAGCGACTCATTACACACTTGCTTTCATTCAAGTAAAAGCTTGCATTTATCCTATCATAAGGCTTTTGGACCCTAGTCTCATACTCAAACTTCCTGTTTTTTGtaacaattaattttcaaataaattggttCTCATGAAGTTGGTTGAAGCTGTTGGATgaatgttgttttattttgtgaataatttgtaCCATTCGATGTATAACATATTTCTTGTACCATGTAGCCTATATGTAATGTAACAATGATCTTcaattgcaaaataataaatgtaattCATGCTTAGAAATAGTTGATTTGTATCATTGTGCAATTATATGAGTGGATGAATggtttgatattattttcaagTTCTCATTTATTATGCCCCTATAATTTAATGacccccccctttctctttctttcaacctcccttttatttctttccatctCCCTCTCAAATTACTTTATATCGTCCTATCTCGTTTCTATCTCTTCCATGTTTTTGTATCTCCCTTTCTCATAACTTGTTTTTCTATCTCTCATATcactcttctttctctctcatctgCCCCCCTCTCTTTCAATCTCTtgatatttcacttttctcttGTCCTTCTACCTTACCCACCTATCTctcttttattaatattttctccttttttgtgtCTCTACCATGTCTttctatctccccctctctccttcctCGCTTTTTTCTATCTCtccttatctttctttctctcactttctATATCTCACCATATTTCAACCTAATTATGTCGCTCTCTTCCTATGGCTGTacgcgtatttttttttttggggggggtgggggataggtatttttttcctctcttccatGTATTTCTATCTCCCTATCTCACTGTTActatctctctcttcctccgTCTGTTAATATTTTCGTTATTTGTTCCtatctccctccctctctctttatttcactCTCACTCGTTCTACCTCTTCCATGTCTATCTATCTCCCTATCTCATATCtcgttttttttctatttctccctCTGTTTTTTTCCTCActattttctatctttctttctctcccctctttttctatacttatatctttctctctcccatCCATTCTTCAATCTCCATTTCACCAATCTCCTTCTTTCTATCTgtcttatattatttttttatttacttataaaactattaaaattaattacatatttcacatatcaccaccatacatgtataacaacaAAGCTCAGTGAACACATTATCACACTATTGACTTACAGAATGACAAATAACTTTGTGATACAGTTGAATACTGTTTGGTTACATTTTACTGGATCCATGTGACAAATTGAAACAACATTTTATTAATAAGTAGTTCAATCAATAAAGTATGGCAATATTCATGGAATAAAGTTTTTCAAATGCACAGACTGTGCAAAAGGAACAATAAATGTCAgctttcaataaataaagtaaatgaaatattgcTTTTAACATCATAACTTACATATATGGACAACGCCTCCATTAATGTTTAGTAATATCACGGAATATCGTCAAAAAgctcattatacatgtatttgaatatgACTGTATATGTACAATATTTGCAGtaatcagaaaataattcaGCCTTGTAAATGCTTGTTGGAGGAATGCCATTAATAAAAACTAtgtttcataataaataaaacagatgtTTAATCAATATACTACGGCAATAATCTTGgcaaaaagtttgaaaaaaacttATGAAATAGACAAAATATATAACAGCCATCTTCTCCATACTACCTCAGAAAGATTGGTGCATATTACTTAGTTATATAAGACATAAATGATAACGTACAAATAATAAGATTATCATGTAAGAGTAAACAATGGAtacatgataaaacaataagaaacaacaTTGCACAATTATTAGGATTGCACTAATGATACTGCCATGGCATAGAGTCCTTTAGATAAAAGAGGTAACAAAACCAAGACATCACATGGGCCAAGTCAGTGAACTATTCAGTGTTCAAGCGCGTGGAGAGTGGTAGTTCTGGAAGCACGGTTCCAAGCACATGGGCAGTTGGCATCGCTTGCAATAGTAGGAAGTTGTCTTGCGTCCATTTCCGTTCTTCTTAGAGCAAACAACGCAGTCTGGGTAGTATCTCCCCTTCCCACCAGAGCATCTCTTCCCCGCGAAGTGTTGGCCTTCATATCTCAGGGCATCCCGGTTGTCACGTGTCGATTCTCTTAGTACCTTTGGGCGACCTGCTGGCTTCTTCAGGAAGCCATTGACGAGTCCGTTGATGACCTCCATCCGAAACTTCCTTGTTGACACAGAAGAGCCCGTAGCCAGACGATAGGCGAGATATCCGTTGACGAGTGCTACTTctagtaaaaattgaaataccaCCATATACCAGTTGATGTGACGGTGAGGATAGCGATAGTATGACATACGCTGGTCAAGTAAGTCCACTCCTCCCATTGATGAGTTGTAGCCGCAGATTGCAGTTGGCTTGGTGACTTGACGAATCCCTCCTGCTGATCTCCTGTCACGCACCTGCCTCTGTTGACATCCAGATGGATGGACCGTTGAGAGAGCGCTGACCCGCTTTGTATCATGCCATGTGACACCCAGAAGGTCACCTCTCCGGAAGAATTTCGGTGGGTCTCCTTTCCTGGCTGCGGCAGATGCTTCCCTCATCATTGGCGGTATTCCCCTATGGTTGAGACGGAGGGTCCCACATGCACCAATATTCACTTCCTTCAGGTCATCGAATAACTGTGGCGATGTATAAAAATTGTCCATGTATACATGGCGTCCACTCCCAGCATAAGGCCGAGTCAGGTCTTTGACGACCTTGGTGCTTAAACCGTCTCCTCCTCTCCCTTCCTCCTTGCCGGTGTATACATTCCAATCCAGACAGAAACCGTTGGATGAGTCGGTAATAACCCAGAACTTTACACCGAACTTCTTCGGCTTCATAGGCATATATTGTCGAAAAGAGAGTCTCCCCTTGAACGGTGCCAAGCTCTCGTCGACCGCGAGTTCACGACCTGGTGAAAAAGACTGCTGGTATGTTGGGCGAACAAGGGCTATAACAGGCTGGATCTTGAACAGAGGATCATAACCGGGTTGACCGCGGGGAATCCTTAGCTCATTGTCGACCAGGTGCAGCATGGAGTTCAGCAGTTGGTAcctgaaaatacattttaaaaatataacataatttagtttctacaaaattgattttatttactctAAAATTAATATATTGTTTTTACATCAATTAAAAATTAGAATGTAAAATGCAAATATCTGAAACAACAAATGTTTTCCAAACAAGAGAAAAATGTTTCCAATTTAATGCTTCCCCTAAATTGACAGAAACAGCAAAATGTTACTATTCATATTCCTTCCCCTCCCTCTCTGACTTTATTAGAATAAACTTAGTTTACTTTCTTTTTGCCCCCACCCCTTCCTCTCTGCATTTTCAAGTCAGCTGAGACCCCACTCATCCCATCAATATCCACCCTACAGATTAATTATAACataaatgatgaaatgaatcaCACAAAAAATCTAGATTGTTAACACAAATGTCTTGATCacaagataaatgaataaatggaaaacacAGATAATGATAGATACTAACCTATTACGACACATGACTGTAGAGAATCCAGGTGTGCCGAGAAGCCAGTTTTCCTCCCAGTACTGGTCGGTAGCAGGCTTCGTCACGAGGCCCATCGCCATTTGAAGAGCTATAAAGGCCTTCAGCTCTGCAGGAGTCGTATCCGTCCACTTGTTCAATCTGGAGTGTTGCTGCAGCACACCTAACCTGAAGAGAGAAAAGATGTAAAAGTAGAGTCAATGATTATACAAAGTATATATCGTAATGATTatcaataatacatttttcacaagttttcaaattaaaagaaaacaaataaatgataaatgatttaatccataatttattgttcgaaatagacatgaaattaaatactccgaagcgccagatcgacaaggctctatccctttaattgttgaacgccaaacagggtagcagcaactcccatcttttaacgtcttttggtctgacgcggccggggtttgaacccccgacctcccggttgtgagacggacgctctaccatttgagccaacacaccggtcatgaataaataaatgaaaaaataaatgcatattttggatttttatttaaattttgcaACCAGCTGTGATTTTAAACATGAATATAAAGGAAGCTCGGGCATATGCACAATCTTAACATGACGgccaaaatataatgtaataaataaatgtaaGAGTAAAGTGGAACATTTGACAGaccatcagaaaaaatatatatataacaagaAATGGCAAGgacatttttctaaaataattctaaccaaatatcaaaatttgtagCCAAAAGGGACTGTAAAGTtccattggaaaaaaaaaaaatttgtaaggAAATCAAATTCTTTCTAGTCTATAAATGCAGTTAAATCAAATCTTTGCTGCGAAATCTTGATCATATCTTATTAACTTCTGATCCCTTGTTTCTGGCCCAGTCAAACACTGAACTGAAATTTTTGGTGTAGATTTAGTCTGTACTATTATAGACTCAGTCTAGGCCTAATCCCTAGCAACCAAATTGTTAGTACAGTCCCACTTATTGATTCATGTGTTAGAAgttctttatcatttttgtgGGGGGTAATACACaaagattgaataaaaaaaaataattaaacccACCTTCCAATGGTCTGTTTTGCGTACAAATTTGTTTGAGTTGCCATCAGCTCAAACACTGCATCAGGAAAGAACTGCAAGAAGTAGTCGACGGGCTTGTAGTCGGTGTGATCGAAGAGAAGTTTTGGCCTTTCCTGGTACGAGTTCTGCTGCCACGAAGGTGCCCAGTCTTCATCGCCGAGATCAATCCACAGGTCTGGTTGCTGTTGTGGTAGCTGTTGTTGTGGTTGATCGTCTTGGTTGGCATCTTCAACCTCGCTGTCAGAATCATGCTGATAATCGTCCGTCCCTAAACCGTCACCGACCTCTCCGCCCTGCTCATCGCCGGACCTCTCCGGCTCCAAGTCTGGCTCTGACTCGCTCTCGCTTTCTAGCGACTCATCCGAATCAGAATCGGCCCTAGCTAATGCTGGTGGTCTCTCTCTCATAACCATCTCACGAACCTCATCAGGATAAAAAAACCTAGGTCTCTTCCCTCTCGGAGGCGGAGCCATATCttgtaaaaaatgtagaaatactCGAAAAAGTCGAATGTAAACCGCGTGAGTAAGTTGATCTGTGAGAAAGCAGAGTTAGCACTGCACACAATAGTGCTAATTACGGCGTGCATGCGATGCGCAATACAATGCAAAACGGCGTAACAATGATTGTAATTCCGAATGTGCGCAGTCATGCACGAAGCAGGCGAGGGTAGGAAATAATGCAAGCACAAAGCAATCAATAGTAGGCGTGCGAGCACGCGTGTGGCATGTTATAGTAGGATACGTAGCGTGCACGAAGCACTCAATGAGTTAATGGATTTTGGAAACATGTCTTCGCATAAAATTGTCACTTCCGCGAGCCAATGCGGGTCGCCATTTTTTCCTGGAAGTCATTCACTATAACACACAGGCTCATACGAGAGAATGTGCCGACTTAGTTACTGAGAAAGTGAAATTCGGCATAACTGGTTTTTATCTCCAATAGCAGAGTGATCAAGTTATCAGATCATCATGCAAATTGCTGGGTACAGTATGAAGTGTGAGAAATCAGGATTGTGCAATCACAAGCGTAATTGACGAAAGTTCCTTGAGACATTCAGAAATCTTAGTACTAATCAACCTATCAACTGTAGGCGTTGTTCTGGTCTTCCATACTCCAATTGCCTGCCCTGGGGATTTTTTCGTTGTCAAGGACATAAACTTGGAATGTTCCATTTTGACATGgggttaaaaaaaatgaaattgggcAATATAATCACGTTGCTAATAGAGTTTCAAAATACCCTTCACATCCAGATCCCCCCGCTTAAGATCGAATTCTTCGGTCCTGAAATCTTGATCAATGGGAATCAGCTGATCTTACGTATGAATGGGTTGATTATGCTAGGATCTCATCGAAGTCGTAGTTGAAATATGTGTCAGCAATGGGTATGAAAATATAAGAACTTGAAAGAGTTTTTCTTCAGGTTAATGTGAGTatcattgtttttgttgttatatGTGTACTTTTTTCACATTGTTGGAATATCTTTCATCATTCCTGCCAAGAATTTGTGAGGATAACCATCAGCAACGCGCACTGGCAGGAATTTCTCGGCGCGCGAGTGGCATCCCTAAGttatcatatcatgagtaaattctaagttttcgtttgctttttttcatatcgaatctgagcagatgttggtaataaatttgtgtttgctaactaatcttattttttctttttagctgcatgttccatggctCTTTCCAATATTACATAAATGCTCGTTCATATCAAGTTCTAGCTATTAATGCGCTGTCGATCGTCGACTGCTCTaatcacggtaaacctcgcgcacgatGAATTAGCCGGTGCTGttgacgatcacccacaatacaccacacctcaaCATTTGATCGAAGGAGCGGACGAGATTGtaattcggcaaatcaggcccatatttccgtcaGAAAATAAACTCATCAATTTTTAATATGCAAAACTATGTTGTATGATATTTGATATGATATTATTTAGTTTCcacataaaaaattatttcgTTCTCTCAaaataggcctaggcctactcaaaatattattttgtttccacAAAATAATTGTTGAGGGAACAACATATTATTTCGTCTCTCTCCTACCAATATTGCCGCACAGCGCATATCATGTGACGTCTGCAGCATGTGTGTGGAAGGAGAGTGATGAAATATTAGATTTCCTTCcctcaaaatattatttcttctcTTTGTCTTGATCTACTGtttttgaataattaaatattATTCAACAAATAGTATTGTACACCCCCATCTTAAGTATTGTTACATGACTCCATctaattaaataataattactataggcctacatgtaaatgtactgAAACTCAGAGATGGAGTCAGAGAGCAGATGGTGCAGAGCCTCATTTAAGAATAAAGATGGATAATATGCATATTGATTACTGATAACATGGCTGGCCATAGCTGctctcagtttttttttttcagaatgtttgatttttcatgttttatttctgATGCAATAATAAACAAGAGTTTCtgtttaaaataacaaaatctgGATCAGTTTGGCTACATATTCTGCTTTTATACCCCCGCCAAACTAGTTTGAAGGGGGTATAGGAACCAGTGTACGGGTGGTCAGTCTGTTGGTTGCAAATCTTGCAGTtcgaactacttcctcagtttttaaccaattctcatgaaatttggcacactcattggtcttgaggtaaagatgtttCAAAACACATATTTTTTCGTGTGTGTCAGAAAtcaagttgccatggtaacaatgtaTTATATGCCCCATATTAGGTAGAAATCTTGCAGTTtgtactacttcatcagttttcaaccaattctcatgaaatttggctaaCAACTTGGTCTTAGGGTAAAGATGTACAGGACATATATATttccatgtgttggaaattgtgttgcaatggtaacaacatataatatgtaaacaaaattgggcaaaaatcttgtggtttgaactacttcatctgTTTTTCTACTTTTGTTTTAATTGCAGTGACTTTTTGATTTTACCGGGATACATCGATTTCACCGCAGATCAAGTGGTAAGTTACCATTAAGATTTAAACCAATATTGTCTAGTCATCAGTGAACATCTTATAGTGATAATAGTGCATTTGTTTGAAGCGAGACATTCattaattgttcattaaaatcttaacctacTGAAAAAGTTCTTTAAATGTTGTCACTTTGAAAGTATGACCAATTTCCTGAAAactagacatacatgtacatatacatgtatgggtaaTCAAATTACTGATCATTCATAATGAATTTTAGCATACAAAATCAATGTCAATGGTCATTCGGGGTTAATAAACTTAATGTATTATCATCAAGATTTCCATGCTCAACCATGAAGTCAGAAGGTGCTACCACTCAAAACTAATTTACTAGCAGTGTACGTGATTGCTTATTTATCTGCCTTGAACATGTTCTTTAAAAATGGATGGACATTTGTCTGCCCCCTTCATGGGCTATACTAGAGACCGCCTAGGCaccattttttaaatagaataaCATATCCTGGCCCAGAGCCAAAACCCAAGCGTTGACAAAAGCTGAAATATCCACATGGGTTGTGCTCGTATGCTGTTAAAAACTCAGGTATTCAACGCTtggtgcatatacatgtacatgttgattCAAGAATGTTTCTCGTGAACTGCTCTGATGCGTCTGGGAGCATTGTCGATTTCCATGTTCAAAACTTGACAGTCATTTTTCTGAGATTACTTTGCCTGCATAccgcatagcagagtgagactataatAGGCGCTTTTTTTCTGATGGCGTAAGTGACCATGGCAGtgttgtcaacattgaaatcttaaccaactTAAACCAAGATGAAGTCATAACTTTGAACCTATTTCATGATATGAACATAAGTTTAAGCAAGTGACCTTCTGGCATGATTTgtaggtcacatgataaaggCTAAAGGTCAGTGAGGggcaaagaactttggccatgttgtggTACTTTGAAAagaggttaagattttgaaagcAGAAGGCCCTAATCCATAAAATTATCAAGTATAAGCAAATGGATGATTCTATTTTCATGTCTCTAGATAATGGTGAAATGTCAATAGGGTTGATAACCTGATATCAGCTTGAAAATATTAAACCAAAcataaagattttgaattttcaaggTAGATGAAATTATCAGTCTTTCAGTCAGAATTCACGTACGTGCAGTCGCCGCTGGCTAACGTCAGCTTAATGGACGACGCCATATTGCCAGATTCAGGCAGATTTGGCCCGCGCCCTCACCGGCTAACGCTCGGCTAAAGCTCGAACGCCATTCACCCATACACTAATTCCCCTTGACTACCGTTGTTAAAAACCTCTGTCAAATCTTTTCcagcatttttatgaattagcgATTTATGTTTTTCCGTTTATCAAATATCCTtcattatacacatatttttttcatatttataacatttttattttaatcacaatttcagtccaaacgcgggtcagtttttgttaacccacgttgtttgtgcatgcccacgtatagccttacgcgtattgaaaggaatgatgttgggtcgaaaaacagaattgttattgtttgttccttgtttgttggggatgaaactatgatggcgaccagtcacgtttgactgtaccgccaaatagttaagattaattaattaaggtcaaggggagataagagaaatgagcaaggggcattgtggtgggggggggggagggacagagagagagggggggggggttacgagggccgagtggggaaaacagtttcatcatgcagtacagggcgtcgatgaacacttttatttttttctccaaaatatggaaagtgacagaataatcagaaaaaggttgattggttctgattttgaaaaaaaaacagaatttatcaagattgctgttattcttcatggttgtagaatttaatttagtttctctgataagtataattctttcaaacaactcaaatttttattaatcgtatttcatttatttcactcttttctttcgcctcgtttttttttcttccaaaaaatcagggagctgaaaaatatgagagctagaacctaaagatatggggtagctatgacgttggagggggcgcagcctcatgcacttgcagatccaaatcaattttcataggggacacttagagtagcccctatttctttaatattatttttacaagcaaaaagaagtcaatgaagacatcaggccac
This genomic interval from Lytechinus pictus isolate F3 Inbred chromosome 3, Lp3.0, whole genome shotgun sequence contains the following:
- the LOC135153754 gene encoding piggyBac transposable element-derived protein 4-like gives rise to the protein MLHLVDNELRIPRGQPGYDPLFKIQPVIALVRPTYQQSFSPGRELAVDESLAPFKGRLSFRQYMPMKPKKFGVKFWVITDSSNGFCLDWNVYTGKEEGRGGDGLSTKVVKDLTRPYAGSGRHVYMDNFYTSPQLFDDLKEVNIGACGTLRLNHRGIPPMMREASAAARKGDPPKFFRRGDLLGVTWHDTKRVSALSTVHPSGCQQRQVRDRRSAGGIRQVTKPTAICGYNSSMGGVDLLDQRMSYYRYPHRHINWYMVVFQFLLEVALVNGYLAYRLATGSSVSTRKFRMEVINGLVNGFLKKPAGRPKVLRESTRDNRDALRYEGQHFAGKRCSGGKGRYYPDCVVCSKKNGNGRKTTSYYCKRCQLPMCLEPCFQNYHSPRA